The genomic interval GAGCAGGAAGGAGAAGCGGGCGGCGGTCGGCCGATCGAAGCCGAGGATCATGCCGGTGGTGATGGTGACGCCGGAGCGGCTGGTGCCGGGGATCAAGGCCAAGGCCTGGGCGAAGCCGACGATGAGGCTGTCCTTGAGCCCGATCTGACCGAGAGTCTTGGTCTTCTTTCCGAAGCGGTCGACGATGCCGAGCAGGATGCCCATCACCGCCATCATTGCCGCGACCAGCAGCGGGCCGCGCAGGATGGTCTCGGCGTAGTCCTCGATGAAATAGCCGATGGCCGCGGCCGGGATGGTGCCGAGCAGAATGTACCAGATGAGGCGTTCGTCCTTGTCCCAGACCCCCGGCTTTTTGCCGAGCGAGCGGAAAAAGGCCCCGATCAGGGTCAGCCAATCGCGCCAAAAAAAGGCGAGCAGCGAGCCCAGGGTCCCGATGTGCAGGGCGACGTCGAAGCTCAAGCCGGGGTCCGGGAAATTCAAGAGCCAGGGGAAAATCACCAGGTGGGCCGAGCTGGAGATCGGCAGGAACTCGCCCAGCCCTTGGACGATGCCCAGGATCACGGCGTGAAAAAGCGTCATCGAAGGTCCTTTGCGATCTCAAAAGGTCGGGTCAGGATGGACTCCGGCATTTTGGCGTAATCGTAGCGGTTGCAGAAATGAATCCGCAGCACGTAAGAGCCGGGTTTGAGCTCGGGAAGCTTGGCCGAGAGCGTTCGACCCTGGTGGCGGTCTTGGACGATCAAGCATTCCTTGCCGGTGGCGGTGAGGCTGGTGTGGCCGGCGACCTTGGAGTCGTCGGCCTTGAGCACCTCGACCATCGCGTCGGCGCCGAAGGGATAGTTCGTTGCCCGCATGAATTTCATCCTCATGGTTTCGCCGGAGCGGTAACGGTCGAATTCGGGTTGGAGGATGATCTTCTCGTTTTCTTGCGGCGTCTTGTCCTCGGTCTTGCTCGAAGTTTCGTCCCAATATCGAGCAGGGCCGGTGTCGAAGTGGAAGTGGCGGCCGTGATAGTAGCCGATGCCGCAGCAGTCCAGGCCTTTGACGAATTCGTAAACATCGGCCGAATTCACCCCGAGCAAGATGAGGTCGCCGGCCGCGGCCTCCATGTGCATGCTGGATTGGGCGGCCAGCTTGCCCTTGTTGCGGAGCGATTGATTGAGCCGGGGGCTGCGGTAGCCCGATTTCAAATTGTAGCCGCGGCCTCGGAGCTGGTCTTGGATATAGTCCATGGCCTCGAGGAAGCGGAGATCCATCCTTTCTTCCTCCTGGGCCCAATCGGCCTTGAAGATCTGGTTCAAGGCCTTCAAGCCCGCCGGATCGTAGTTGCCGTCACCTTGGCGGAACGGAACCTTTTGACCGTTGACCGTGAGAACCCCGTCGCCCATCAGGAAGAAGCGGCCGGCCTGAGCCTCGGCGGCCGTGATGGAAATTGTGCTGAATAAGGCCGTGAGCAAGAATTGGAAACGAAATCTGGCCATAAAAGGGGTGGACTCCCGAAAATCGACAAGCTACGCTGCCGCGAAATGATCATCGGTCTTACTGGAAAAAACGCATCTGGCAAGGGCGAAGTTGCCCAAGTGTTGAAGGAGGGCGGCTTCCATTACCTTTCGCTCTCCGACCTGCTCCGCGAGGAGCTGAAAAAACGGGGGATGGAGATCCTTCGCGAAAACCTGATCAAGGTCGGCAACGAAATGCGCCAGACCTACGGCGGCGGCTATCTGGCCGACAAGGCCCTCCAGCAGATCGACGTCGACAAGAACTACATCGTCGACTCGATCCGCAATCCCCGGGAGGTCGAGGTCCTGCGCCGGCTGAGCAATTTTCGCCTGATCCACGTGACCGCGGTGCCCCAGGTTCGCTTCGAGCGGATCAAGTCGCGCAACCGCGAGGGCGACCCCAAGACCTTCGCCGAGTTCGAGAAGCTCGAGGCCCGGGAGGCCAAATCGGCCGACCCCAACACCCAGCAGCTCGACGAGACCGGCCGTTTGGCCGACGCCGAGGTCGAGAACAACGCCAGCATCGACCAGCTTCGGGACAAGGTCCGCGACACGATCCGCCAACTGGCGATGGACACGCCGCGGCCCTCCTGGGACGCTTATTTCATGGGAATCGCCCGGATGGTGGCCTTGCGCAGCAATTGCCTGAAGCGCAAGGTCGCGGCGGTGATCGTCCACGACCGCCGGATCATCTCGACCGGCTACAACGGCACGCCCCGCGGCATCCGCAACTGCAACGAAGGCGGCTGTCCCCGATGCAACAGCTTCGGCAAGTCCGGCGTCGACTTGGAAGAGTGCTTTTGCAGCCATGCCGAAGAGAACTCCATCACTCAAGCCGCTTATCATGGCGTGGCCATCAAGGGCGGCAGCCTTTACACCACTTTCTCTCCCTGCCTCATCTGCACCAAGATGATCATCAACAGCGGCATCACCGAGGTGGTCTACAATTCCCAATACCCGATGGCCGAGCAGGCCATCGGCCTCCTGAAAGAAGCCGGCATCGCGGTGCGTCTCTTGGAAATGAAGTAGGGGTTGCTATCCGTCGCCGCGGAGATGGCTCCGGCACAGCAAGATAAGATCCTGAACTTCCTTGGTGTCGCGGATTTTCTGGGCGGCCAGCAGGTCGTCGAGGGCGCCGGCGTAGTCCTGGCCTTGAATCTTGACCTTGGCGCTCTTCAGCAGCTGGTCGAAACGACTGCTCTCCGACAACTCGCTTTGAGCTTGATTGCTCTTGAAACCCTCGTCGCCCTTGACGGCCGGCGCTCCGGCCGAGCTGCCGGGTGCCACCGGCGCCGCCGGTTGCGGAGCCGACCTTTGCAGGGCCTTGGCTGGCGCTTGATCGATCTCCTTGGCGGGTTCGGCCGACTTCTTCCTCGACTCTTGATCCAAGGTTGGGGGGCCGGCCCTTTCGGCCTCAGGGATGCTGGTGCCGGAACCGGCCTTGTCGGAAGCGCCGCCCAAGGCCGGCGCCTCGGCCGGAGCGGTGAGGGCGCGGGCTTTCTCCTCAAGCGGAGGCGGCGGTGCTGTCGTCGCGGCCGGGGTTTGGAAGCCTTGGATCGGCGCCGCGGCTTTCTCTTCGCGAATCTTGGCTTTGCCCTCCGCTTCGGGTTTTTCGACCGCCGGTTGGCTCAAGGGTTTGGCCGGTGCCGGCTCGGTGTAATCGAGAGAGTCGGCGGTTGGCGCTGGCGCTGCCTTGGGAGCCGGCGGCGGCGGCGGGCTCACCGGCGCAGTCAGGTCGTCGGCGCGGCGGTGGCGGAGCAGCTCCTCGCGGCCCAAATAACCGAGGCCGGCGATCAAGGCCAGGGTAGCGAAGCCGACGGCGGCCGGATTGAGCAACCAGCGCCAAAAGCCCGAAGGCCGGGCGGCCGGAGCGGCATTGCGGGCCGCGGCCGCGCGGAGAATCTTGGCTTCGACGAAGGGCGAGGGGCCGTCTTCCTCGGCGACCAA from bacterium carries:
- a CDS encoding zf-HC2 domain-containing protein; this encodes MRPECQQCQEWMEEAFGGELKPELAAALDSHLAGCAECRANWEEFRLLRRGLDALVAEEDGPSPFVEAKILRAAAARNAAPAARPSGFWRWLLNPAAVGFATLALIAGLGYLGREELLRHRRADDLTAPVSPPPPPAPKAAPAPTADSLDYTEPAPAKPLSQPAVEKPEAEGKAKIREEKAAAPIQGFQTPAATTAPPPPLEEKARALTAPAEAPALGGASDKAGSGTSIPEAERAGPPTLDQESRKKSAEPAKEIDQAPAKALQRSAPQPAAPVAPGSSAGAPAVKGDEGFKSNQAQSELSESSRFDQLLKSAKVKIQGQDYAGALDDLLAAQKIRDTKEVQDLILLCRSHLRGDG
- a CDS encoding DUF882 domain-containing protein; this translates as MARFRFQFLLTALFSTISITAAEAQAGRFFLMGDGVLTVNGQKVPFRQGDGNYDPAGLKALNQIFKADWAQEEERMDLRFLEAMDYIQDQLRGRGYNLKSGYRSPRLNQSLRNKGKLAAQSSMHMEAAAGDLILLGVNSADVYEFVKGLDCCGIGYYHGRHFHFDTGPARYWDETSSKTEDKTPQENEKIILQPEFDRYRSGETMRMKFMRATNYPFGADAMVEVLKADDSKVAGHTSLTATGKECLIVQDRHQGRTLSAKLPELKPGSYVLRIHFCNRYDYAKMPESILTRPFEIAKDLR
- a CDS encoding deaminase — translated: MIIGLTGKNASGKGEVAQVLKEGGFHYLSLSDLLREELKKRGMEILRENLIKVGNEMRQTYGGGYLADKALQQIDVDKNYIVDSIRNPREVEVLRRLSNFRLIHVTAVPQVRFERIKSRNREGDPKTFAEFEKLEAREAKSADPNTQQLDETGRLADAEVENNASIDQLRDKVRDTIRQLAMDTPRPSWDAYFMGIARMVALRSNCLKRKVAAVIVHDRRIISTGYNGTPRGIRNCNEGGCPRCNSFGKSGVDLEECFCSHAEENSITQAAYHGVAIKGGSLYTTFSPCLICTKMIINSGITEVVYNSQYPMAEQAIGLLKEAGIAVRLLEMK
- the uppP gene encoding undecaprenyl-diphosphatase UppP, producing the protein MTLFHAVILGIVQGLGEFLPISSSAHLVIFPWLLNFPDPGLSFDVALHIGTLGSLLAFFWRDWLTLIGAFFRSLGKKPGVWDKDERLIWYILLGTIPAAAIGYFIEDYAETILRGPLLVAAMMAVMGILLGIVDRFGKKTKTLGQIGLKDSLIVGFAQALALIPGTSRSGVTITTGMILGFDRPTAARFSFLLSTPITAGAAILKCRHLFQGPVETNVWVGILVSGVVGYLAIKYMLYFLQRYSYRVYVIYRLAFAALIFAVWMSRATSS